The following proteins are co-located in the Perognathus longimembris pacificus isolate PPM17 chromosome 25, ASM2315922v1, whole genome shotgun sequence genome:
- the Nipal4 gene encoding LOW QUALITY PROTEIN: magnesium transporter NIPA4 (The sequence of the model RefSeq protein was modified relative to this genomic sequence to represent the inferred CDS: inserted 2 bases in 1 codon), with amino-acid sequence MALRARNASCENGSLISLYCSSQEVLCQIVGSPGPAVPGNARPLSWQERLRKRYGFYIGVGLALLSCLLIGSSVILKKKGLLRLLATGATRAVDGGYGYLKDAMWWAGFATMSAGEVANFGAYAFAPATVVTPSGSAELPVFSSYFLGESLNLLGKLGCVICMAGSTVMVIHAPEEAKVTTVTEMASKMKDTGFIVFSVLLLVSCLVLIFVVAPRYGQRNILIYIVICSVIGSFSVTAVKGLGITIRNFFQGLPVVRHPLPYILSLVLALSIGTQVNFLNRALDIFNTSLVFPIYYVVFTTVVVLSSIVLFKEWHTMTAVDIVGTFSGFVTIILGVFMLHAFKDLDVSRTCLPHMRRRPAPAPAPPPASAAATTAVVRLEDKNVLVDNIELSSSTPXPGAEPKVFTIHS; translated from the exons ATGGCGCTCCGGGCCCGCAACGCCAGCTGCGAGAACG GGTCCCTGATCAGCCTCTACTGCTCCTCGCAAGAAGTCCTGTGCCAGATCGTGggcagccccggccccgcggtGCCCGGCAACGCACGGCCCCTCAGCTGGCAGGAGCGCCTCAGGAAGCGCTATGGCTTCTACATCGGCGTGGGCCTGGCCCTGCTCTCCTGCCTGCTCATCGGGAGCAGCGTCATCCTCAAGAAGAAaggcctcctccgcctcctcgcCACCGGGGCCACTCGGGCTG TGGACGGTGGCTACGGGTACCTGAAGGACGCCATGTGGTGGGCGGGATTCGCCACCA TGTCAGCTGGAGAAGTCGCTAACTTCGGGGCCTACGCGTTCGCACCCGCGACCGTCGTCACCCCCTCTGGGAGCGCTGAGC TGCCCGTCTTCTCCTCCTATTTCCTGGGAGAGAGCCTGAACCTGCTGGGGAAGCTGGGCTGCGTGATCTGCATGGCGGGCAGCACGGTGATGGTGATTCACGCCCCCGAGGAAGCCAAGGTCACCACCGTCACGGAGATGGCCTCCAAGATGAAGGACACAG GGTTCATCGTGTTCTCCGTGCTCCTGCTGGTGTCCTGCCTGGTCCTCATCTTTGTGGTCGCCCCTCGGTACGGACAGAGGAACATCCTCATTTACATCGTCATCTGCTCGGTGATCGGCTCCTTCTCGGTGACGGCCGTCAAGGGGCTGGGCATCACCATCAGGAACTTCTTCCAGGGGCTGCCGGTCGTACGCCATCCCCTCCCCTACATCCTGTCCCTCGTCCTGGCCCTCTCCATCGGCACCCAGGTCAACTTCCTCAACCGCGCGCTGGACATCTTCAACACGTCGCTGGTCTTCCCCATCTACTACGTGGTCTTCACCACGGTGGTGGTGCTCTCGTCCATCGTGCTCTTCAAGGAGTGGCACACCATGACCGCCGTGGACATCGTGGGCACCTTCTCGGGCTTCGTCACCATCATCCTGGGCGTGTTCATGCTCCACGCCTTCAAAGACCTGGACGTCAGCCGCACCTGCCTGCCGCACATGCGCagacgccccgcccccgcgcccgccccgccgcccgcctccgccgccgccaccaccgccgTCGTCAGGCTGGAGGACAAGAACGTCCTGGTGGACAATATCGAACTTTCCAGCAGCACGCC TCCCGGAGCAGAGCCCAAAGTGTTCACAATCCATTCGTAA